In a genomic window of Equus przewalskii isolate Varuska chromosome 4, EquPr2, whole genome shotgun sequence:
- the LOC103558633 gene encoding retinitis pigmentosa 9 protein gives MSSRSGRDDAGAGGARRPREPPEQELQRRREQKRRRHDAQQLQQLKHLESFYEKPPPGLIKEDETKPEDCIPDVPGNEHAREFLAHAPTKGLWMPLGKEVKVMQCWRCKRYGHRTGDKECPFFIKGNQKLEQFRVAHEDPMYDIIRENKRHEKDIRIQQLKQLLEDSTSDEDESSSSSSEGKEKNKKKKKKEKHKKKKKEKKRKKKRKHKSSKSNESSDSD, from the exons ATGTCGTCCCGGTCGGGGCGCGACGACGCGGGGGCCGGGGGCGCGCGGCGGCCGCGGGAGCCGCCAGAGCAGGAGCTGCAGCGGCGCCGGGAGCAGAAGCGGCGGCGGCACGACgcgcagcagctgcagcagctcaAGCACCTGGAGTCCTT ttatgAAAAACCTCCTCCTGGGCTTATCAAG GAAGATGAGACTAAGCCAGAAGACTGTATACCAGACGTACCAGGCAATGAGCATGCCAGGGAATTTCTGGCTCACGCCCCAACTAAAGGACTTTGGATGCCCCTGGGGAAAGAAGTCAAAGTCATGCAGT gtTGGCGTTGTAAACGGTATGGTCACCGAACGGGCGACAAAGAATGCCCTTTCTTTATCAAAGGCAACCAAAAGTTAGAACAGTTCAGAGTA GCACATGAAGATCCTATGTATGACATTATACGAGAGAATAAAAGACATGAAAAGGATATAAG GATACAGCAGTTAAAACAGTTACTGGAGGATTCCACTTCAGATGAAGATGAGAGCAGCTCCAGTTCCTcagaaggtaaagagaaaaacaagaaaaagaagaagaaagaaaagcataagaaaaagaagaaagaaaagaaaagaaagaaaaaacgaaAGCATAAGTCTTCCAAATCAAATGAGAGTTCAGACTCGGACTAA